Proteins from one Pseudomonadota bacterium genomic window:
- a CDS encoding mechanosensitive ion channel — protein sequence MDMKEMFYEHWGEVLLWLRETVFISSFFVQLSIVIASILIGLRAVRPLHGYFSKYYENLTATHYIRRLGEKQVKYRLTLFTILVFQLLSLLFMVSLNHPVSLILITTKLFSAWVLISLVLLVSGNSAFTRFFSFIVWAIAALSIVGILDSTTATLNAIEFSVGSVKVNVFSIVTGVLTLIILIYGAGKLSKLLDSRIEHVTNLTPSARVLVKKVSKVFLLTLAFMIGLNSMGIDLTALAVFGGALGLGVGFGLQKVISNLFSGFILLLDRSIKPGDVIQIDNTFGWVNSLGTRCVSIITRDGVEYLVPNEHLITETVTNWSYSSSNVRQKIPIGISYNADLRKAIELIVDVAKQHKRVLDDPAPVCRVIAFGDSSVQLELRIWICDPIEGVMNIRSDLLLGIWDAFKENKIDIPFPQRDVNVKPSDELRELINGLK from the coding sequence ATGGATATGAAAGAGATGTTTTACGAACACTGGGGTGAGGTTCTCTTATGGTTACGTGAAACCGTCTTTATATCTTCATTTTTTGTGCAACTAAGTATTGTAATTGCTTCTATATTGATAGGTCTAAGGGCTGTCAGACCATTACACGGCTATTTCTCAAAATATTATGAAAACCTTACCGCCACCCACTATATCAGAAGGTTAGGTGAAAAACAGGTTAAATATCGACTTACCTTGTTCACTATATTGGTTTTCCAGCTCTTATCGTTGTTATTTATGGTATCGTTAAACCACCCTGTCTCTTTGATACTTATAACTACAAAGCTTTTCAGTGCATGGGTGTTAATTAGTTTAGTGCTTCTGGTAAGCGGTAACTCGGCTTTTACAAGGTTCTTTTCTTTTATAGTCTGGGCAATTGCCGCACTTAGCATTGTCGGAATACTAGATAGCACTACTGCCACTTTAAATGCTATCGAGTTTTCGGTAGGCAGTGTTAAAGTTAATGTTTTCTCAATAGTAACAGGGGTTTTAACCCTTATCATCTTAATATATGGAGCCGGAAAACTTTCAAAACTACTGGACTCCAGAATTGAACATGTTACTAATTTAACACCTTCTGCCCGTGTTCTGGTCAAAAAGGTGAGTAAGGTGTTCCTTTTAACACTGGCCTTTATGATAGGCTTGAATAGCATGGGAATAGACTTGACGGCATTGGCGGTATTTGGCGGTGCGTTAGGTCTTGGTGTGGGGTTCGGTTTACAAAAAGTTATTTCTAATCTGTTCAGTGGCTTTATACTTTTACTAGACCGTTCAATAAAACCCGGTGATGTAATACAGATAGATAATACGTTCGGCTGGGTAAACTCATTGGGAACAAGATGTGTTTCGATAATAACAAGGGACGGTGTAGAATATCTTGTCCCAAATGAACACCTGATTACCGAAACGGTAACTAACTGGTCATATAGTAGCAGCAATGTAAGGCAAAAGATTCCTATAGGCATTTCGTATAATGCGGACTTACGCAAAGCTATAGAGCTAATAGTGGATGTCGCAAAGCAGCATAAGAGGGTTTTGGACGACCCCGCACCGGTTTGCAGGGTTATAGCATTCGGGGATTCTTCCGTACAGCTTGAATTGCGTATATGGATATGCGACCCTATTGAGGGAGTAATGAACATAAGAAGTGACCTTTTGCTCGGCATATGGGACGCATTTAAAGAAAATAAAATTGACATTCCTTTCCCGCAGCGTGATGTTAACGTTAAGCCGTCCGATGAGTTACGTGAATTGATAAATGGTTTAAAGTAA
- a CDS encoding NAD(P)/FAD-dependent oxidoreductase: MQPINKEYDVIIVGAGAAGLICAVEAGKRKLKVLLIEQAKSVGNKIRISGGGRCNFTNINASPANYISKNQRFCISALKSYTQHDFIALVEKHGIKYHEKTLGQLFCDTSSKQIIDMLLSECNNAGVNILLNNCVNDIRNDIRKENDKFQIKLKDGYIYSCRSLVIATGGPSIPKMGSSTWGHKVAEKFGHSIVELRAGLVPFLINDEELKKLAGVSVEVIAACNNVQFKEAMLFTHRGLSGPAILQISSYRNQGERIILNLYPNADLFEQLKTWRDISPKQDINNCLGKILPKRVVQYICTANNYKGNLAELPNKTLKQISDSIQKWEIIPDGTEGYRTAEVTIGGVNTDELSSKTMESKKVSGLYFIGEVVDVTGHLGGYNFQWAWSSGYVAGQYV, translated from the coding sequence ATGCAGCCGATTAACAAAGAATATGATGTAATAATAGTCGGAGCCGGTGCAGCCGGTTTAATCTGTGCTGTTGAAGCGGGTAAAAGGAAGCTGAAAGTCCTGCTTATAGAACAGGCAAAGTCGGTCGGTAATAAGATACGCATCTCCGGTGGAGGCAGATGTAACTTTACTAACATTAACGCAAGTCCGGCTAATTATATTTCAAAAAATCAAAGATTTTGCATATCGGCACTAAAAAGCTATACTCAGCATGACTTTATTGCATTAGTCGAAAAGCACGGTATCAAATATCACGAAAAAACCCTCGGACAGCTTTTTTGCGATACATCGTCAAAGCAGATAATTGATATGTTGCTTAGCGAATGTAACAATGCAGGTGTAAATATCCTTCTTAATAATTGCGTTAATGACATTAGAAATGACATTAGAAAAGAAAATGATAAGTTTCAAATAAAGCTGAAAGACGGCTATATTTATAGCTGCCGCTCATTGGTTATAGCAACAGGAGGACCTTCTATACCCAAAATGGGTTCTAGTACTTGGGGACATAAAGTTGCCGAAAAGTTCGGTCATTCGATTGTTGAATTAAGAGCAGGTTTAGTCCCGTTTTTAATAAATGACGAAGAGCTTAAAAAGCTGGCAGGAGTGTCTGTAGAGGTTATAGCAGCATGCAATAATGTTCAATTTAAGGAGGCAATGCTTTTTACCCATCGTGGTCTTAGCGGTCCTGCTATTTTGCAGATATCATCATACCGGAATCAGGGTGAAAGAATTATTTTAAATCTTTACCCTAATGCCGACCTTTTTGAACAGCTAAAAACATGGCGTGATATATCGCCAAAGCAGGATATAAACAACTGCCTTGGTAAAATATTACCCAAACGTGTTGTTCAGTATATCTGCACGGCAAACAATTACAAAGGTAACTTAGCAGAGTTACCCAATAAAACACTAAAACAAATTTCAGATTCCATACAAAAATGGGAGATAATTCCCGATGGAACGGAAGGTTATAGAACTGCCGAGGTAACTATTGGCGGTGTTAACACTGATGAACTGTCCTCTAAAACTATGGAGTCAAAAAAAGTAAGCGGACTATATTTTATAGGCGAAGTTGTAGATGTAACGGGACATCTTGGAGGATATAATTTCCAGTGGGCATGGTCATCGGGATACGTAGCCGGACAATATGTTTAA
- a CDS encoding OmpA family protein: MKKFIVSAIFSIASLSAVPTFADGSDQKVVVDKFGRPITSIVSGECVLTKWQSDSDLCAAPEAASVPEPQKKIVSTLKKQPAPKTYTVSDKRSYIVFFDFNKSNINGTANEVLGDLYKAIRGSSKADIELTGHADRSGSDAYNMALSEKRALAVKDKLVSYGLSAGNIKVNWKGESEPLVPTNDGIKEPQNRRTEIKVFTQTEQTR; this comes from the coding sequence ATGAAAAAGTTTATTGTTAGTGCTATTTTTTCTATAGCAAGTTTATCGGCCGTACCTACGTTTGCTGATGGATCTGACCAAAAAGTTGTTGTTGACAAGTTCGGCAGACCGATAACTTCAATTGTATCGGGTGAGTGTGTTTTAACAAAATGGCAGAGTGATTCCGATCTTTGTGCCGCTCCTGAGGCTGCATCGGTTCCTGAACCACAAAAGAAGATAGTATCTACGTTGAAAAAACAGCCGGCTCCTAAGACTTACACTGTAAGCGATAAGCGTTCTTACATCGTTTTCTTTGATTTCAATAAATCAAATATAAACGGTACTGCTAACGAAGTATTGGGCGATTTATATAAAGCTATCAGAGGAAGTAGCAAGGCTGACATCGAGTTAACAGGTCACGCCGACCGTTCAGGCTCTGATGCTTACAACATGGCTTTATCGGAAAAACGTGCCTTAGCTGTTAAAGATAAATTAGTATCTTACGGTTTATCAGCCGGTAACATTAAAGTTAACTGGAAAGGTGAGAGCGAGCCTTTGGTTCCTACTAATGATGGAATTAAAGAGCCTCAAAACCGTAGAACGGAAATAAAGGTTTTTACTCAAACCGAGCAAACCAGATAA
- a CDS encoding ABC transporter substrate-binding protein, with amino-acid sequence MNTTNFVRVFITLLIFNTSILTNANASTEGARQFIKEVSSKAIELIKSNDTNELIKEQQLSKLFEDSVDTDWISKFVIGKYWRDASEAQKTIYLELHRQFLLNSYVPKFKNYTNQQILFKNTFDEGSNEFLVETEIVQEDGTAVKVDYRVRKIENGEYKIFDVIAEGVSLINTQRSEFASILSRKGVDYLIKTLKAKV; translated from the coding sequence ATGAACACAACTAACTTCGTAAGGGTATTTATTACACTTCTTATTTTCAATACATCAATCCTTACAAACGCAAATGCATCAACGGAAGGGGCGAGGCAATTTATAAAAGAAGTTAGCAGCAAAGCCATTGAATTAATAAAAAGTAACGATACGAACGAATTAATCAAGGAGCAGCAACTATCCAAATTATTTGAAGATTCCGTTGATACGGATTGGATATCGAAATTTGTAATAGGCAAATACTGGAGAGATGCAAGCGAGGCACAAAAAACCATTTACTTAGAATTACATAGGCAATTTTTATTAAATAGCTACGTTCCTAAATTTAAAAACTATACTAATCAACAAATCTTGTTTAAAAACACTTTCGATGAAGGAAGTAACGAATTTCTTGTGGAAACGGAAATAGTACAAGAAGACGGAACTGCCGTTAAAGTTGACTATAGAGTCAGAAAAATTGAAAACGGTGAATACAAAATTTTCGACGTTATTGCTGAAGGTGTTAGTTTAATAAATACGCAAAGATCCGAATTTGCATCTATACTTTCCCGCAAAGGGGTTGATTATTTAATCAAAACGCTGAAGGCTAAAGTATAA
- the recF gene encoding DNA replication/repair protein RecF yields MSVVADTPLITDNIQAEAFYASSIKLGSYRNYKDLSLKLNASPVVLTGANGSGKTNILEAISLLSPGKGFRKIKLNEADMIQGGEAVLPWSISAVVNKGFEEFRIGTGRELVTDSKRIVKIDGDIVKNQAELTSIFSVMWLTPQMDGLFIGSSSDRRKFLDRLVYNFDPEHASRIYSYEYTMRERAKIIRQPSYDPSWVSVLEEKMAQRAVSIAAARIDTVEHIQAVISEFKTAFPKADIDVQGGVERIMLENSALQAEEILKKQLYESRGMDTRTGRTSVGTHRSDFIAFHNEKAMPAASCSTGEQKALLLSIILAEARAKALWKGSVPVLLLDEVVAHLDEKRRASLFEEIFSMQAQVWMTGTDEELFKEIRDKAQFFNVYDGVVTKK; encoded by the coding sequence GTGAGTGTAGTAGCCGATACGCCGCTAATAACCGACAATATACAAGCCGAGGCATTTTATGCTTCAAGCATTAAACTTGGTAGTTATAGAAATTACAAAGACTTGTCTTTAAAACTTAATGCATCGCCTGTCGTGTTGACGGGGGCTAACGGTTCTGGCAAGACCAATATTTTAGAAGCGATATCGCTATTATCTCCGGGTAAGGGATTCCGTAAAATAAAATTAAACGAAGCAGATATGATTCAGGGCGGTGAGGCTGTTTTGCCATGGTCTATATCTGCCGTTGTTAACAAGGGCTTTGAGGAATTTAGGATAGGAACGGGCAGGGAGCTTGTTACAGATAGCAAGCGTATAGTAAAAATTGACGGCGATATAGTAAAAAATCAGGCGGAATTAACTAGTATATTCAGTGTAATGTGGCTGACACCGCAAATGGACGGGCTGTTTATAGGCAGTTCATCTGACAGGCGTAAGTTTTTAGATAGGCTGGTTTACAATTTTGACCCCGAACATGCCTCACGTATATATTCATATGAATATACTATGCGTGAGCGTGCCAAGATAATACGGCAACCGAGTTATGACCCTTCTTGGGTAAGTGTGCTAGAAGAGAAGATGGCACAAAGGGCGGTTTCAATAGCCGCTGCCAGAATTGATACTGTCGAGCATATTCAGGCGGTTATTAGCGAGTTTAAAACAGCCTTTCCGAAAGCCGATATAGATGTGCAAGGAGGGGTGGAAAGAATTATGCTTGAAAATTCAGCCCTTCAGGCTGAGGAAATTCTTAAGAAGCAATTATATGAATCAAGAGGAATGGACACAAGGACGGGCAGGACGAGCGTAGGCACACACAGAAGTGATTTTATAGCTTTTCACAATGAAAAAGCTATGCCTGCGGCTTCCTGTTCTACAGGTGAGCAAAAAGCCCTGCTGCTATCTATAATACTTGCGGAGGCAAGGGCTAAGGCACTATGGAAAGGGAGTGTTCCGGTTCTTCTATTAGATGAAGTGGTGGCACATCTTGATGAAAAACGCAGGGCTTCGTTATTTGAAGAGATATTTTCAATGCAGGCACAGGTTTGGATGACCGGTACTGACGAAGAACTTTTTAAGGAAATAAGGGATAAGGCGCAGTTTTTTAATGTATATGATGGAGTAGTAACAAAAAAATAA